The window AAAACATGGCGCCCGTGGGAATGTTCCAGTCCCACAGCCCATCGCTGGAGGCTTCGAAGGCCATGTTCAACCGCTCGACTTTTTCCCGCAGCGTGGCCTCCGTCCGACCCAGCTGCGCCCGTTTCTCGTCCAGTCTGCGTCCAAGCAGCCAGCTCATGCCGGCCAGGGACAGGATCAGGGCCAGCACGAACACCACCGCGAAACGCAGGGCCATGCGCATTTCCGGGCTCATCGTGTTTTCGTGCAGGGAAATCCACTTCCTTTCGATATCGATGAGCTCTGCCTGCGGGATATCGGCCATGGCCTTCTGCATCGCGCTGAAGAGCAGCGGATATTTTCTGCTCACGGCGAAACTCTGGGAATAAGCCAGGGGCGTGGTCCCGGAAACCTTGAGGTTGGGGAGCTTTTCCCTGTCGATATGAAACGCGGCCACGGCCAGGTTCTCGACCATGGCATCGACCACGCCAAAGGAAACGGCGCGCAGCCCCTCCTGAACGTTTTTCACCAAAACCAGGCGCAATCGGTCGCCGTATTCGCGACGCACGAAATCCTCGGACACGAAGCCCCGCACCACGGCCACGCGATGGCCCGCCAAGTCCTCGAGGCTGAAAAATGCATCATTGCCCTGGGTGGCGATGATCACGGCCGGGATGGTAATATACGGGGCACTGAAAAAAGCGAACCGGACCCGGTCCTTCGTCTCGACGATAGCCGGGGCAATGGCCGACTCGCCATTTTCGAGGGAGAGCAGCTGCCGGTCCCAATCCAAGGAGGGAATCTTGTGGAAGGCAACGCCGAGGCGGTCCTCGATCAGGCCCATGACGTCCGCGC is drawn from Deltaproteobacteria bacterium and contains these coding sequences:
- a CDS encoding transporter substrate-binding domain-containing protein, producing MDMRASRLICLVVIFCLWAVGTHAAVRLSAEERAWLDANPDKLVLWFDQNYPPIEFLSAENTFAGMGADVMGLIEDRLGVAFHKIPSLDWDRQLLSLENGESAIAPAIVETKDRVRFAFFSAPYITIPAVIIATQGNDAFFSLEDLAGHRVAVVRGFVSEDFVRREYGDRLRLVLVKNVQEGLRAVSFGVVDAMVENLAVAAFHIDREKLPNLKVSGTTPLAYSQSFAVSRKYPLLFSAMQKAMADIPQAELIDIERKWISLHENTMSPEMRMALRFAVVFVLALILSLAGMSWLLGRRLDEKRAQLGRTEATLREKVERLNMAFEASSDGLWDWNIPTGAMF